Proteins encoded together in one Telopea speciosissima isolate NSW1024214 ecotype Mountain lineage chromosome 4, Tspe_v1, whole genome shotgun sequence window:
- the LOC122657316 gene encoding EEF1A lysine methyltransferase 4, with translation MTQGTPTQAYGEPSYWDNRYAQDTGPFDWYQKYPSLAPLLHMYVRRDHRILVVGCGNAVFSEGMVDDGFRDVVNIDISSVVIEAMQKKYQDRPELKYIKMDVRDMGDFESGYFDAVIDKGTLDSLMCGHNSQQNATKMLEEVGRVLKNKGVYILITYGAPVYRLHLLRGLCLWTIKLHVIEKLEAERSTEHKKWELTNPVSLDEGSSSVDTALRDNPEIHYIYVCTKAESVRPEVNHETNL, from the exons ATGACGCAGGGAACGCCGACGCAGGCGTATGGAGAGCCGTCGTACTGGGACAACAGGTATGCCCAGGACACTGGGCCGTTTGATTGGTACCAGAAGTACCCATCCTTAGCGCCGTTGTTACATATGTACGTTCGTCGAGATCACCGGATCCTAGTCGTCGGCTGCGGTAACGCAG TGTTCAGTGAAGGAATGGTTGATGATGGTTTCCGAGATGTTGTCAACATTGATATATCCTCAGTAGTGATTGAAGCCATGCAAAAGAAATACCAAGATCGTCCAGAACTGAAAT ATATTAAAATGGATGTTCGAGATATGGGTGATTTTGAGTCAGGTTACTTTGATGCTGTCATTGATAAAG GAACTCTAGACTCCCTCATG TGTGGACACAATTCACAACAAAATGCAACTAAGATGCTTGAGGAGGTTGGAAG GGTCCTCAAAAACAAAGGTGTCTATATTCTC ATTACTTATGGAGCTCCAGTTTATCGTCTACATTTGTTGAGAGGCCTGTGCTTGTGGACAATAAAACTTCATGTAATAG AGAAGCTTGAGGCTGAAAGAAGCACAGAGCATAAAAAATGGGAGTTGACAAATCCTGTTTCACTGGACGAGGGAAGTAGCTCAGTTGATACAGCCCTTAGAGATAATCCTGAGATCCATTATATTTATGTCTGTACAAAG GCTGAGTCTGTAAGACCAGAAGTCAATCATGAGACAAAcctttga